The Athene noctua chromosome 23, bAthNoc1.hap1.1, whole genome shotgun sequence genome window below encodes:
- the AP4B1 gene encoding AP-4 complex subunit beta-1 isoform X2: MPYLGGEEALRELRRALANPHVQADRLRYRAAVLRVIRMPGIQEYLQQPLLSALRDKASYVRRAAVLGCAKMVKLQGDAEVDGALVNELYSLLRDQDPIVVVNCLRALEEILKKEGGVVINKPIAHHLLNRMPDLDQWGQSEVLTFLLRYRPRSEEELFDILNLLDGCLKSSSPSVVMAATKLFLVLAREYPHVQADVLVRVKGPLLSACTSESRELCFTALCHVRQILGSLPGHFSSHYKKFFCSYSEPHYIKCQKMEVLCELVNDENVQQVLEELKGYCTDVSVELAQGAIFAIGNIARTYTEQCVGILTELLGLQQEHVTSAVVQAFRDLVWLCPQCTDAVCRALPSCEDAVQDSEGKQALIWLLGTHGEKVPNAPYVLEDFVENVKSETFPAVKMELLTALVRLFLSRPAECQDTLGRLLYYCIEEEMDMAVRDRGLFYYRLLQSGVDEVKRVLCSPKSDPSLGLLGGQTARPVNTWASEFNTLAPVYGRERWALLSARPPAEPSLAPSCTDAGSRDTESLISEGNKGVLQVHPEVGSLTLVPDARLTAEQFEKAWLSLDTSCRLSLPWGGTVQPDTVQTALHVLHIQTVAMSRAGARPWKAYLSARDDAGGLFLTELLLEAAGAELQVSVKQREAGPEALRTFVSALRTVMGAVAGLGS, from the exons ATGCCGTACCTGGGCGGGGAGGAGGCGCTGCGGGAGCTCCGCCGGGCTCTGGCCAACCCGCACGTGCAGGCGGACAGGCTGCGGTACCGCGCCGCCGTCCTGCGGGTCATCCG GATGCCCGGCATCCAGGAGTACCTGCAGCAGCCCCTGCTCAGCGCCCTGCGGGACAAGGCCTCGTACGTGCGGAGAGCGGCCGTGCTGGGCTGCGCCAAGATGGTGAAGCTGCAGGGAGACGCCGAAGTGG ACGGCGCCCTGGTGAACGAGCTGTACAGTTTGCTTCGGGACCAGGATCCCATTGTAGTCGTGAATTGTCTGAGGGCCTTAGAAGAGATCCTGAAGAAGGAGGGGGGAGTTGTCATCAACAAGCCCATAGCCCATCATCTCCTCAACAG GATGCCTGACCTGGACCAGTGGGGGCAGAGCGAGGTGCTGACCTTCCTCCTGCGTTACAGACCCCGCAGCGAGGAGGAGCTCTTCGACATTCTCAACCTGCTGGACGGCTGCCTcaagagcagcagccccagcgtTGTGATGGCGGCCACCAAGCTCTTCCTGGTGCTGGCCAGGGAGTACCCACACGTGCAGGCAGACGTGCTGGTGAGGGTGAAGGGGCCGCTGCTCTCTGCCTGCACCTCCGAGAGCCGGGAGCTCTGCTTCACCGCGCTCTGCCACGTGCGGCAGATCCTCGGTAGCCTCCCCGGCCATTTTAGCAGCCACTACAAAAAGTTCTTCTGTTCGTATTCGGAGCCCCACTACATCAAGTGCCAGAAGATGGAGGTGTTGTGCGAGCTGGTGAACGATGAAAACGTACAGCAAGTGCTGGAGGAGCTGAAGGGCTACTGCACCGACGTGTCGGTGGAGCTCGCCCAAGGGGCCATCTTCGCCATAG GCAATATTGCCAGGACGTACACGGAGCAGTGCGTGGGGATCCTGACAGAGCTCCTGGGGCTCCAGCAGGAGCACGTCACTTCAG CGGTGGTTCAGGCTTTCCGGGACCTGGTCTGGCTGTGCCCACAGTGCACGGACGCCGTCTGCCGGGCGCTGCCCAGCTGCGAGGACGCCGTCCAGGACAGCGAG GGCAAGCAAGCGCTGATCTGGCTGCTGGGCACCCATGGCGAGAAGGTGCCGAATGCCCCCTACGTCCTAGAGGACTTTGTGGAGAACGTGAAATCGGAGACGTTCCCGGCGGTGAAGATGGAGCTGCTGACAGCGCTGGTGCGGCTCTTCCTGTCCCGTCCTGCCGAGTGCCAGGACACGCTGGGCCGGCTGCTCTACTACTGCATCG AGGAGGAGATGGATATGGCCGTGCGGGACCGCGGGTTGTTCTACTACCGCCTTCTGCAGTCCGGGGTGGACGAAGTGAAACGGGTCCTGTGTAGCCCCAAGTCTGACCCGTCTCTGGGGCTCCTGGGAGGCCAAACGGCGCGACCCGTGAACACGTGGGCATCGGAGTTCAACACCCTCGCGCCGGTCTATGGCCGGGAGCGCTGGGCGCTCCTCAGCGCTCGCCCGCCGGCAGAACCCTCCCTCGCCCCTTCCTGCACCGACGCCGGGAGCAGGGACACAG AGTCGCTGATTTCTGAAGGGAATAAAGGAGTCCTCCAGGTTCACCCCGAGGTGGGCAGCCTGACCTTGGTTCCTGACGCCCGCCTGACTGCGGAGCAGTTTGAGAAGGCCTGGCTGAGCCTGGACACGAGCTGCCGCCTCTCGCTGCCCTGGGGCGGGACCGTCCAGCCGGACACGGTACAGACGGCCCTTCACGTCCTCCACATCCAGACGGTTGCCATGAGCCGGGCTGGCGCGCGGCCCTGGAAGGCTTATCTGAGCGCCCGGGACGACGCGGGCGGCCTCTTCCTGacggagctgctgctggaggcggcgggcgcggagctgcAGGTCTCGGTGAAGCAGCGCGAGGCCGGGCCCGAGGCGCTGCGGACCTTTGTGTCGGCCCTAAGGACGGTGATGGGGGcggtggctgggctgggctcctgA
- the AP4B1 gene encoding AP-4 complex subunit beta-1 isoform X3: protein MPYLGGEEALRELRRALANPHVQADRLRYRAAVLRVIRHMAQGADVSGLFPEMVKAGAAPDAVQKKLVSLYVRAQAPRQPQLALLAVNSLRKDCAHPSPAVRGLALRSMCGLRMPDLDQWGQSEVLTFLLRYRPRSEEELFDILNLLDGCLKSSSPSVVMAATKLFLVLAREYPHVQADVLVRVKGPLLSACTSESRELCFTALCHVRQILGSLPGHFSSHYKKFFCSYSEPHYIKCQKMEVLCELVNDENVQQVLEELKGYCTDVSVELAQGAIFAIGNIARTYTEQCVGILTELLGLQQEHVTSAVVQAFRDLVWLCPQCTDAVCRALPSCEDAVQDSEGKQALIWLLGTHGEKVPNAPYVLEDFVENVKSETFPAVKMELLTALVRLFLSRPAECQDTLGRLLYYCIEEEMDMAVRDRGLFYYRLLQSGVDEVKRVLCSPKSDPSLGLLGGQTARPVNTWASEFNTLAPVYGRERWALLSARPPAEPSLAPSCTDAGSRDTESLISEGNKGVLQVHPEVGSLTLVPDARLTAEQFEKAWLSLDTSCRLSLPWGGTVQPDTVQTALHVLHIQTVAMSRAGARPWKAYLSARDDAGGLFLTELLLEAAGAELQVSVKQREAGPEALRTFVSALRTVMGAVAGLGS from the exons ATGCCGTACCTGGGCGGGGAGGAGGCGCTGCGGGAGCTCCGCCGGGCTCTGGCCAACCCGCACGTGCAGGCGGACAGGCTGCGGTACCGCGCCGCCGTCCTGCGGGTCATCCG GCACATGGCGCAGGGCGCGGACGTGTCGGGGCTGTTCCCGGAGATGGTCAAGGCCGGCGCCGCGCCCGACGCGGTGCAGAAGAAGCTGGTGTCGCTGTACGTGCGCGCGCAGGCCCCGCGGCAGCCGCAGCTCGCGCTCCTGGCCGTCAACAGCCTCCGCAAGGACTGCGCCCACCCCAGCCCCGCCGTGCGCGGCCTCGCCCTGCGCAGCATGTGCGGCCTCag GATGCCTGACCTGGACCAGTGGGGGCAGAGCGAGGTGCTGACCTTCCTCCTGCGTTACAGACCCCGCAGCGAGGAGGAGCTCTTCGACATTCTCAACCTGCTGGACGGCTGCCTcaagagcagcagccccagcgtTGTGATGGCGGCCACCAAGCTCTTCCTGGTGCTGGCCAGGGAGTACCCACACGTGCAGGCAGACGTGCTGGTGAGGGTGAAGGGGCCGCTGCTCTCTGCCTGCACCTCCGAGAGCCGGGAGCTCTGCTTCACCGCGCTCTGCCACGTGCGGCAGATCCTCGGTAGCCTCCCCGGCCATTTTAGCAGCCACTACAAAAAGTTCTTCTGTTCGTATTCGGAGCCCCACTACATCAAGTGCCAGAAGATGGAGGTGTTGTGCGAGCTGGTGAACGATGAAAACGTACAGCAAGTGCTGGAGGAGCTGAAGGGCTACTGCACCGACGTGTCGGTGGAGCTCGCCCAAGGGGCCATCTTCGCCATAG GCAATATTGCCAGGACGTACACGGAGCAGTGCGTGGGGATCCTGACAGAGCTCCTGGGGCTCCAGCAGGAGCACGTCACTTCAG CGGTGGTTCAGGCTTTCCGGGACCTGGTCTGGCTGTGCCCACAGTGCACGGACGCCGTCTGCCGGGCGCTGCCCAGCTGCGAGGACGCCGTCCAGGACAGCGAG GGCAAGCAAGCGCTGATCTGGCTGCTGGGCACCCATGGCGAGAAGGTGCCGAATGCCCCCTACGTCCTAGAGGACTTTGTGGAGAACGTGAAATCGGAGACGTTCCCGGCGGTGAAGATGGAGCTGCTGACAGCGCTGGTGCGGCTCTTCCTGTCCCGTCCTGCCGAGTGCCAGGACACGCTGGGCCGGCTGCTCTACTACTGCATCG AGGAGGAGATGGATATGGCCGTGCGGGACCGCGGGTTGTTCTACTACCGCCTTCTGCAGTCCGGGGTGGACGAAGTGAAACGGGTCCTGTGTAGCCCCAAGTCTGACCCGTCTCTGGGGCTCCTGGGAGGCCAAACGGCGCGACCCGTGAACACGTGGGCATCGGAGTTCAACACCCTCGCGCCGGTCTATGGCCGGGAGCGCTGGGCGCTCCTCAGCGCTCGCCCGCCGGCAGAACCCTCCCTCGCCCCTTCCTGCACCGACGCCGGGAGCAGGGACACAG AGTCGCTGATTTCTGAAGGGAATAAAGGAGTCCTCCAGGTTCACCCCGAGGTGGGCAGCCTGACCTTGGTTCCTGACGCCCGCCTGACTGCGGAGCAGTTTGAGAAGGCCTGGCTGAGCCTGGACACGAGCTGCCGCCTCTCGCTGCCCTGGGGCGGGACCGTCCAGCCGGACACGGTACAGACGGCCCTTCACGTCCTCCACATCCAGACGGTTGCCATGAGCCGGGCTGGCGCGCGGCCCTGGAAGGCTTATCTGAGCGCCCGGGACGACGCGGGCGGCCTCTTCCTGacggagctgctgctggaggcggcgggcgcggagctgcAGGTCTCGGTGAAGCAGCGCGAGGCCGGGCCCGAGGCGCTGCGGACCTTTGTGTCGGCCCTAAGGACGGTGATGGGGGcggtggctgggctgggctcctgA
- the AP4B1 gene encoding AP-4 complex subunit beta-1 isoform X1 has translation MPYLGGEEALRELRRALANPHVQADRLRYRAAVLRVIRHMAQGADVSGLFPEMVKAGAAPDAVQKKLVSLYVRAQAPRQPQLALLAVNSLRKDCAHPSPAVRGLALRSMCGLRMPGIQEYLQQPLLSALRDKASYVRRAAVLGCAKMVKLQGDAEVDGALVNELYSLLRDQDPIVVVNCLRALEEILKKEGGVVINKPIAHHLLNRMPDLDQWGQSEVLTFLLRYRPRSEEELFDILNLLDGCLKSSSPSVVMAATKLFLVLAREYPHVQADVLVRVKGPLLSACTSESRELCFTALCHVRQILGSLPGHFSSHYKKFFCSYSEPHYIKCQKMEVLCELVNDENVQQVLEELKGYCTDVSVELAQGAIFAIGNIARTYTEQCVGILTELLGLQQEHVTSAVVQAFRDLVWLCPQCTDAVCRALPSCEDAVQDSEGKQALIWLLGTHGEKVPNAPYVLEDFVENVKSETFPAVKMELLTALVRLFLSRPAECQDTLGRLLYYCIEEEMDMAVRDRGLFYYRLLQSGVDEVKRVLCSPKSDPSLGLLGGQTARPVNTWASEFNTLAPVYGRERWALLSARPPAEPSLAPSCTDAGSRDTESLISEGNKGVLQVHPEVGSLTLVPDARLTAEQFEKAWLSLDTSCRLSLPWGGTVQPDTVQTALHVLHIQTVAMSRAGARPWKAYLSARDDAGGLFLTELLLEAAGAELQVSVKQREAGPEALRTFVSALRTVMGAVAGLGS, from the exons ATGCCGTACCTGGGCGGGGAGGAGGCGCTGCGGGAGCTCCGCCGGGCTCTGGCCAACCCGCACGTGCAGGCGGACAGGCTGCGGTACCGCGCCGCCGTCCTGCGGGTCATCCG GCACATGGCGCAGGGCGCGGACGTGTCGGGGCTGTTCCCGGAGATGGTCAAGGCCGGCGCCGCGCCCGACGCGGTGCAGAAGAAGCTGGTGTCGCTGTACGTGCGCGCGCAGGCCCCGCGGCAGCCGCAGCTCGCGCTCCTGGCCGTCAACAGCCTCCGCAAGGACTGCGCCCACCCCAGCCCCGCCGTGCGCGGCCTCGCCCTGCGCAGCATGTGCGGCCTCag GATGCCCGGCATCCAGGAGTACCTGCAGCAGCCCCTGCTCAGCGCCCTGCGGGACAAGGCCTCGTACGTGCGGAGAGCGGCCGTGCTGGGCTGCGCCAAGATGGTGAAGCTGCAGGGAGACGCCGAAGTGG ACGGCGCCCTGGTGAACGAGCTGTACAGTTTGCTTCGGGACCAGGATCCCATTGTAGTCGTGAATTGTCTGAGGGCCTTAGAAGAGATCCTGAAGAAGGAGGGGGGAGTTGTCATCAACAAGCCCATAGCCCATCATCTCCTCAACAG GATGCCTGACCTGGACCAGTGGGGGCAGAGCGAGGTGCTGACCTTCCTCCTGCGTTACAGACCCCGCAGCGAGGAGGAGCTCTTCGACATTCTCAACCTGCTGGACGGCTGCCTcaagagcagcagccccagcgtTGTGATGGCGGCCACCAAGCTCTTCCTGGTGCTGGCCAGGGAGTACCCACACGTGCAGGCAGACGTGCTGGTGAGGGTGAAGGGGCCGCTGCTCTCTGCCTGCACCTCCGAGAGCCGGGAGCTCTGCTTCACCGCGCTCTGCCACGTGCGGCAGATCCTCGGTAGCCTCCCCGGCCATTTTAGCAGCCACTACAAAAAGTTCTTCTGTTCGTATTCGGAGCCCCACTACATCAAGTGCCAGAAGATGGAGGTGTTGTGCGAGCTGGTGAACGATGAAAACGTACAGCAAGTGCTGGAGGAGCTGAAGGGCTACTGCACCGACGTGTCGGTGGAGCTCGCCCAAGGGGCCATCTTCGCCATAG GCAATATTGCCAGGACGTACACGGAGCAGTGCGTGGGGATCCTGACAGAGCTCCTGGGGCTCCAGCAGGAGCACGTCACTTCAG CGGTGGTTCAGGCTTTCCGGGACCTGGTCTGGCTGTGCCCACAGTGCACGGACGCCGTCTGCCGGGCGCTGCCCAGCTGCGAGGACGCCGTCCAGGACAGCGAG GGCAAGCAAGCGCTGATCTGGCTGCTGGGCACCCATGGCGAGAAGGTGCCGAATGCCCCCTACGTCCTAGAGGACTTTGTGGAGAACGTGAAATCGGAGACGTTCCCGGCGGTGAAGATGGAGCTGCTGACAGCGCTGGTGCGGCTCTTCCTGTCCCGTCCTGCCGAGTGCCAGGACACGCTGGGCCGGCTGCTCTACTACTGCATCG AGGAGGAGATGGATATGGCCGTGCGGGACCGCGGGTTGTTCTACTACCGCCTTCTGCAGTCCGGGGTGGACGAAGTGAAACGGGTCCTGTGTAGCCCCAAGTCTGACCCGTCTCTGGGGCTCCTGGGAGGCCAAACGGCGCGACCCGTGAACACGTGGGCATCGGAGTTCAACACCCTCGCGCCGGTCTATGGCCGGGAGCGCTGGGCGCTCCTCAGCGCTCGCCCGCCGGCAGAACCCTCCCTCGCCCCTTCCTGCACCGACGCCGGGAGCAGGGACACAG AGTCGCTGATTTCTGAAGGGAATAAAGGAGTCCTCCAGGTTCACCCCGAGGTGGGCAGCCTGACCTTGGTTCCTGACGCCCGCCTGACTGCGGAGCAGTTTGAGAAGGCCTGGCTGAGCCTGGACACGAGCTGCCGCCTCTCGCTGCCCTGGGGCGGGACCGTCCAGCCGGACACGGTACAGACGGCCCTTCACGTCCTCCACATCCAGACGGTTGCCATGAGCCGGGCTGGCGCGCGGCCCTGGAAGGCTTATCTGAGCGCCCGGGACGACGCGGGCGGCCTCTTCCTGacggagctgctgctggaggcggcgggcgcggagctgcAGGTCTCGGTGAAGCAGCGCGAGGCCGGGCCCGAGGCGCTGCGGACCTTTGTGTCGGCCCTAAGGACGGTGATGGGGGcggtggctgggctgggctcctgA
- the AP4B1 gene encoding AP-4 complex subunit beta-1 isoform X8 yields the protein MPYLGGEEALRELRRALANPHVQADRLRYRAAVLRVIRMPDLDQWGQSEVLTFLLRYRPRSEEELFDILNLLDGCLKSSSPSVVMAATKLFLVLAREYPHVQADVLVRVKGPLLSACTSESRELCFTALCHVRQILGSLPGHFSSHYKKFFCSYSEPHYIKCQKMEVLCELVNDENVQQVLEELKGYCTDVSVELAQGAIFAIGNIARTYTEQCVGILTELLGLQQEHVTSEEEMDMAVRDRGLFYYRLLQSGVDEVKRVLCSPKSDPSLGLLGGQTARPVNTWASEFNTLAPVYGRERWALLSARPPAEPSLAPSCTDAGSRDTESLISEGNKGVLQVHPEVGSLTLVPDARLTAEQFEKAWLSLDTSCRLSLPWGGTVQPDTVQTALHVLHIQTVAMSRAGARPWKAYLSARDDAGGLFLTELLLEAAGAELQVSVKQREAGPEALRTFVSALRTVMGAVAGLGS from the exons ATGCCGTACCTGGGCGGGGAGGAGGCGCTGCGGGAGCTCCGCCGGGCTCTGGCCAACCCGCACGTGCAGGCGGACAGGCTGCGGTACCGCGCCGCCGTCCTGCGGGTCATCCG GATGCCTGACCTGGACCAGTGGGGGCAGAGCGAGGTGCTGACCTTCCTCCTGCGTTACAGACCCCGCAGCGAGGAGGAGCTCTTCGACATTCTCAACCTGCTGGACGGCTGCCTcaagagcagcagccccagcgtTGTGATGGCGGCCACCAAGCTCTTCCTGGTGCTGGCCAGGGAGTACCCACACGTGCAGGCAGACGTGCTGGTGAGGGTGAAGGGGCCGCTGCTCTCTGCCTGCACCTCCGAGAGCCGGGAGCTCTGCTTCACCGCGCTCTGCCACGTGCGGCAGATCCTCGGTAGCCTCCCCGGCCATTTTAGCAGCCACTACAAAAAGTTCTTCTGTTCGTATTCGGAGCCCCACTACATCAAGTGCCAGAAGATGGAGGTGTTGTGCGAGCTGGTGAACGATGAAAACGTACAGCAAGTGCTGGAGGAGCTGAAGGGCTACTGCACCGACGTGTCGGTGGAGCTCGCCCAAGGGGCCATCTTCGCCATAG GCAATATTGCCAGGACGTACACGGAGCAGTGCGTGGGGATCCTGACAGAGCTCCTGGGGCTCCAGCAGGAGCACGTCACTTCAG AGGAGGAGATGGATATGGCCGTGCGGGACCGCGGGTTGTTCTACTACCGCCTTCTGCAGTCCGGGGTGGACGAAGTGAAACGGGTCCTGTGTAGCCCCAAGTCTGACCCGTCTCTGGGGCTCCTGGGAGGCCAAACGGCGCGACCCGTGAACACGTGGGCATCGGAGTTCAACACCCTCGCGCCGGTCTATGGCCGGGAGCGCTGGGCGCTCCTCAGCGCTCGCCCGCCGGCAGAACCCTCCCTCGCCCCTTCCTGCACCGACGCCGGGAGCAGGGACACAG AGTCGCTGATTTCTGAAGGGAATAAAGGAGTCCTCCAGGTTCACCCCGAGGTGGGCAGCCTGACCTTGGTTCCTGACGCCCGCCTGACTGCGGAGCAGTTTGAGAAGGCCTGGCTGAGCCTGGACACGAGCTGCCGCCTCTCGCTGCCCTGGGGCGGGACCGTCCAGCCGGACACGGTACAGACGGCCCTTCACGTCCTCCACATCCAGACGGTTGCCATGAGCCGGGCTGGCGCGCGGCCCTGGAAGGCTTATCTGAGCGCCCGGGACGACGCGGGCGGCCTCTTCCTGacggagctgctgctggaggcggcgggcgcggagctgcAGGTCTCGGTGAAGCAGCGCGAGGCCGGGCCCGAGGCGCTGCGGACCTTTGTGTCGGCCCTAAGGACGGTGATGGGGGcggtggctgggctgggctcctgA
- the AP4B1 gene encoding AP-4 complex subunit beta-1 isoform X6 — protein MPYLGGEEALRELRRALANPHVQADRLRYRAAVLRVIRMPGIQEYLQQPLLSALRDKASYVRRAAVLGCAKMVKLQGDAEVDGALVNELYSLLRDQDPIVVVNCLRALEEILKKEGGVVINKPIAHHLLNRMPDLDQWGQSEVLTFLLRYRPRSEEELFDILNLLDGCLKSSSPSVVMAATKLFLVLAREYPHVQADVLVRVKGPLLSACTSESRELCFTALCHVRQILGSLPGHFSSHYKKFFCSYSEPHYIKCQKMEVLCELVNDENVQQVLEELKGYCTDVSVELAQGAIFAIGNIARTYTEQCVGILTELLGLQQEHVTSEEEMDMAVRDRGLFYYRLLQSGVDEVKRVLCSPKSDPSLGLLGGQTARPVNTWASEFNTLAPVYGRERWALLSARPPAEPSLAPSCTDAGSRDTESLISEGNKGVLQVHPEVGSLTLVPDARLTAEQFEKAWLSLDTSCRLSLPWGGTVQPDTVQTALHVLHIQTVAMSRAGARPWKAYLSARDDAGGLFLTELLLEAAGAELQVSVKQREAGPEALRTFVSALRTVMGAVAGLGS, from the exons ATGCCGTACCTGGGCGGGGAGGAGGCGCTGCGGGAGCTCCGCCGGGCTCTGGCCAACCCGCACGTGCAGGCGGACAGGCTGCGGTACCGCGCCGCCGTCCTGCGGGTCATCCG GATGCCCGGCATCCAGGAGTACCTGCAGCAGCCCCTGCTCAGCGCCCTGCGGGACAAGGCCTCGTACGTGCGGAGAGCGGCCGTGCTGGGCTGCGCCAAGATGGTGAAGCTGCAGGGAGACGCCGAAGTGG ACGGCGCCCTGGTGAACGAGCTGTACAGTTTGCTTCGGGACCAGGATCCCATTGTAGTCGTGAATTGTCTGAGGGCCTTAGAAGAGATCCTGAAGAAGGAGGGGGGAGTTGTCATCAACAAGCCCATAGCCCATCATCTCCTCAACAG GATGCCTGACCTGGACCAGTGGGGGCAGAGCGAGGTGCTGACCTTCCTCCTGCGTTACAGACCCCGCAGCGAGGAGGAGCTCTTCGACATTCTCAACCTGCTGGACGGCTGCCTcaagagcagcagccccagcgtTGTGATGGCGGCCACCAAGCTCTTCCTGGTGCTGGCCAGGGAGTACCCACACGTGCAGGCAGACGTGCTGGTGAGGGTGAAGGGGCCGCTGCTCTCTGCCTGCACCTCCGAGAGCCGGGAGCTCTGCTTCACCGCGCTCTGCCACGTGCGGCAGATCCTCGGTAGCCTCCCCGGCCATTTTAGCAGCCACTACAAAAAGTTCTTCTGTTCGTATTCGGAGCCCCACTACATCAAGTGCCAGAAGATGGAGGTGTTGTGCGAGCTGGTGAACGATGAAAACGTACAGCAAGTGCTGGAGGAGCTGAAGGGCTACTGCACCGACGTGTCGGTGGAGCTCGCCCAAGGGGCCATCTTCGCCATAG GCAATATTGCCAGGACGTACACGGAGCAGTGCGTGGGGATCCTGACAGAGCTCCTGGGGCTCCAGCAGGAGCACGTCACTTCAG AGGAGGAGATGGATATGGCCGTGCGGGACCGCGGGTTGTTCTACTACCGCCTTCTGCAGTCCGGGGTGGACGAAGTGAAACGGGTCCTGTGTAGCCCCAAGTCTGACCCGTCTCTGGGGCTCCTGGGAGGCCAAACGGCGCGACCCGTGAACACGTGGGCATCGGAGTTCAACACCCTCGCGCCGGTCTATGGCCGGGAGCGCTGGGCGCTCCTCAGCGCTCGCCCGCCGGCAGAACCCTCCCTCGCCCCTTCCTGCACCGACGCCGGGAGCAGGGACACAG AGTCGCTGATTTCTGAAGGGAATAAAGGAGTCCTCCAGGTTCACCCCGAGGTGGGCAGCCTGACCTTGGTTCCTGACGCCCGCCTGACTGCGGAGCAGTTTGAGAAGGCCTGGCTGAGCCTGGACACGAGCTGCCGCCTCTCGCTGCCCTGGGGCGGGACCGTCCAGCCGGACACGGTACAGACGGCCCTTCACGTCCTCCACATCCAGACGGTTGCCATGAGCCGGGCTGGCGCGCGGCCCTGGAAGGCTTATCTGAGCGCCCGGGACGACGCGGGCGGCCTCTTCCTGacggagctgctgctggaggcggcgggcgcggagctgcAGGTCTCGGTGAAGCAGCGCGAGGCCGGGCCCGAGGCGCTGCGGACCTTTGTGTCGGCCCTAAGGACGGTGATGGGGGcggtggctgggctgggctcctgA
- the AP4B1 gene encoding AP-4 complex subunit beta-1 isoform X5, translating to MPYLGGEEALRELRRALANPHVQADRLRYRAAVLRVIRMPDLDQWGQSEVLTFLLRYRPRSEEELFDILNLLDGCLKSSSPSVVMAATKLFLVLAREYPHVQADVLVRVKGPLLSACTSESRELCFTALCHVRQILGSLPGHFSSHYKKFFCSYSEPHYIKCQKMEVLCELVNDENVQQVLEELKGYCTDVSVELAQGAIFAIGNIARTYTEQCVGILTELLGLQQEHVTSAVVQAFRDLVWLCPQCTDAVCRALPSCEDAVQDSEGKQALIWLLGTHGEKVPNAPYVLEDFVENVKSETFPAVKMELLTALVRLFLSRPAECQDTLGRLLYYCIEEEMDMAVRDRGLFYYRLLQSGVDEVKRVLCSPKSDPSLGLLGGQTARPVNTWASEFNTLAPVYGRERWALLSARPPAEPSLAPSCTDAGSRDTESLISEGNKGVLQVHPEVGSLTLVPDARLTAEQFEKAWLSLDTSCRLSLPWGGTVQPDTVQTALHVLHIQTVAMSRAGARPWKAYLSARDDAGGLFLTELLLEAAGAELQVSVKQREAGPEALRTFVSALRTVMGAVAGLGS from the exons ATGCCGTACCTGGGCGGGGAGGAGGCGCTGCGGGAGCTCCGCCGGGCTCTGGCCAACCCGCACGTGCAGGCGGACAGGCTGCGGTACCGCGCCGCCGTCCTGCGGGTCATCCG GATGCCTGACCTGGACCAGTGGGGGCAGAGCGAGGTGCTGACCTTCCTCCTGCGTTACAGACCCCGCAGCGAGGAGGAGCTCTTCGACATTCTCAACCTGCTGGACGGCTGCCTcaagagcagcagccccagcgtTGTGATGGCGGCCACCAAGCTCTTCCTGGTGCTGGCCAGGGAGTACCCACACGTGCAGGCAGACGTGCTGGTGAGGGTGAAGGGGCCGCTGCTCTCTGCCTGCACCTCCGAGAGCCGGGAGCTCTGCTTCACCGCGCTCTGCCACGTGCGGCAGATCCTCGGTAGCCTCCCCGGCCATTTTAGCAGCCACTACAAAAAGTTCTTCTGTTCGTATTCGGAGCCCCACTACATCAAGTGCCAGAAGATGGAGGTGTTGTGCGAGCTGGTGAACGATGAAAACGTACAGCAAGTGCTGGAGGAGCTGAAGGGCTACTGCACCGACGTGTCGGTGGAGCTCGCCCAAGGGGCCATCTTCGCCATAG GCAATATTGCCAGGACGTACACGGAGCAGTGCGTGGGGATCCTGACAGAGCTCCTGGGGCTCCAGCAGGAGCACGTCACTTCAG CGGTGGTTCAGGCTTTCCGGGACCTGGTCTGGCTGTGCCCACAGTGCACGGACGCCGTCTGCCGGGCGCTGCCCAGCTGCGAGGACGCCGTCCAGGACAGCGAG GGCAAGCAAGCGCTGATCTGGCTGCTGGGCACCCATGGCGAGAAGGTGCCGAATGCCCCCTACGTCCTAGAGGACTTTGTGGAGAACGTGAAATCGGAGACGTTCCCGGCGGTGAAGATGGAGCTGCTGACAGCGCTGGTGCGGCTCTTCCTGTCCCGTCCTGCCGAGTGCCAGGACACGCTGGGCCGGCTGCTCTACTACTGCATCG AGGAGGAGATGGATATGGCCGTGCGGGACCGCGGGTTGTTCTACTACCGCCTTCTGCAGTCCGGGGTGGACGAAGTGAAACGGGTCCTGTGTAGCCCCAAGTCTGACCCGTCTCTGGGGCTCCTGGGAGGCCAAACGGCGCGACCCGTGAACACGTGGGCATCGGAGTTCAACACCCTCGCGCCGGTCTATGGCCGGGAGCGCTGGGCGCTCCTCAGCGCTCGCCCGCCGGCAGAACCCTCCCTCGCCCCTTCCTGCACCGACGCCGGGAGCAGGGACACAG AGTCGCTGATTTCTGAAGGGAATAAAGGAGTCCTCCAGGTTCACCCCGAGGTGGGCAGCCTGACCTTGGTTCCTGACGCCCGCCTGACTGCGGAGCAGTTTGAGAAGGCCTGGCTGAGCCTGGACACGAGCTGCCGCCTCTCGCTGCCCTGGGGCGGGACCGTCCAGCCGGACACGGTACAGACGGCCCTTCACGTCCTCCACATCCAGACGGTTGCCATGAGCCGGGCTGGCGCGCGGCCCTGGAAGGCTTATCTGAGCGCCCGGGACGACGCGGGCGGCCTCTTCCTGacggagctgctgctggaggcggcgggcgcggagctgcAGGTCTCGGTGAAGCAGCGCGAGGCCGGGCCCGAGGCGCTGCGGACCTTTGTGTCGGCCCTAAGGACGGTGATGGGGGcggtggctgggctgggctcctgA